The genomic DNA AGCCGCACTGGCCCGGCAGCCGAAGACTCATCGGGCGACTAGATAATCGTGTAGGAAACTGATGAAAAAATTTTCCCCTGTCCTGTCCACCACCGCTATCGCCGGGTTACTCTTGGCCGGTTGCGCTTCGGATGACCAAGCCGAAGCGGTTGACGATCATGCTGTTGAAGGTGAGATCTTTGCGGTCGAAGATCCCTGGGTGCGTGCCACCGAAGTGATCATGGAGACCGACCATGATCACTCCATGACCGGTGCGTTTGTGCACCTCACCAACGTTTCTGGTGAAGACCAGACCATCGTTGGAGCTCACGCAGAGGTTGCCGAGTTGGTTGAGCTCCACGAAGTCATCGACGACGGGGGCGTCAATGTCATGCAAGAAAAAGAAGGGGGCTTTCCGCTTGCCGGCGAGCAGCGATACGAGCTCAACCCTGGTGAAGATCACATCATGTTGATG from Enteractinococcus fodinae includes the following:
- a CDS encoding copper chaperone PCu(A)C; translation: MKKFSPVLSTTAIAGLLLAGCASDDQAEAVDDHAVEGEIFAVEDPWVRATEVIMETDHDHSMTGAFVHLTNVSGEDQTIVGAHAEVAELVELHEVIDDGGVNVMQEKEGGFPLAGEQRYELNPGEDHIMLMDLAEEIQPGDVIDITLEVATGETQTIEFVAKDFVGAQENYGDLDHHDDETHSET